One window from the genome of Xenorhabdus bovienii SS-2004 encodes:
- a CDS encoding IS1 family transposase (programmed frameshift), whose protein sequence is MAKVDVYCRYCHKSEQVKGHGKGNGGHPRYRCYSCCKVFQLAYTYQACKPGVKEQIVDIAMNNGGIRDTARILKVATATVMKTLKNLRPRNVTTLPLAECGIQIVCEIDEQWSFVGNKKNQRWLWYAWEPRLKRIVAHVFGDRSRKTLDKLLTLLSSFTIRFYCTDDYVVYDPLPEEEHLTGKAFTQRIERTNLTHRTRIKRLNRKTIGYSKSEEMHDKVIGTFIEREHYF, encoded by the exons CAGAACAGGTCAAAGGACATGGGAAAGGAAATGGCGGACATCCTCGTTATCGCTGTTATAGCTGCTGTAAGGTCTTTCAGTTGGCGTATACCTATCAGGCCTGCAAACCCGGCGTTAAAGAACAGATTGTCGATATCGCGATGAATAACGGGGGAATTCGTGACACCGCTCGGATCCTGAAAGTCGCCACCGCCACCGTCATGAAAACATTAAAAA ACCTCAGACCCCGAAACGTAACGACACTTCCCCTTGCGGAATGTGGCATCCAGATTGTCTGTGAAATCGACGAGCAATGGTCGTTTGTCGGCAATAAGAAAAACCAACGCTGGCTTTGGTATGCTTGGGAACCCCGCCTGAAGCGAATAGTGGCTCATGTTTTTGGCGATCGCAGTCGAAAAACGTTAGACAAGCTGCTTACCCTCTTATCTTCCTTTACTATTCGGTTTTACTGCACGGATGACTATGTTGTTTATGACCCACTTCCCGAGGAAGAGCACTTGACTGGAAAGGCGTTTACTCAGCGTATAGAGAGAACGAATTTAACGCATCGTACCCGAATCAAAAGGCTGAATAGAAAAACCATTGGGTATTCAAAATCGGAAGAAATGCACGATAAAGTGATAGGAACCTTTATTGAACGTGAACATTATTTTTAA